A window of Bradyrhizobium sp. AZCC 1610 contains these coding sequences:
- a CDS encoding ligase-associated DNA damage response DEXH box helicase, with product MPSPDPLPFTPLETAALLPDRFRRWFAARRWSPREHQLALLAKASDDRSALLIAPTGAGKTLAGFLPTLVELSSPAASKGGGEKSLISTGRTVRRTGGLHTLYISPLKALAVDIARNLEAPIAEMSLPIKVETRTGDTPVSRRQRQRRYPPDILLTTPEQLALLLSSDDAPFLFSSLKRIVLDELHALVTSKRGDLLSLGLARLWRLAPEMRAIGLSATVAEPESLARFLVPQRDGREVSADIVVAGGAAAPVVEMLDTKERLPWAGHTARHALGEMYELIKRNKTTLIFVNTRSQAEMLFQDFWRMNDDGLAIALHHGSLDVAQRRKVEDAMAAGKLRGVVCTSSLDLGIDWGDIDLVVNVGAPKGASRLMQRIGRANHRLDEPSRAVLIPANRFEVLECRVAIDAIAENAQDTPPLRTGALDVLAQHVLGCACGEPFLSDELYAEVLTSAPYASLTRTDFDDVVDFVATGGYALKTYERFARIKQDKQGRWRVANPKVRQSYRLNVGTIVEEAMLKVKLVRGRGSGAGSTGMIGRGGRMLGEIEEYFIEGLVTGDTFVFGGEIVRYEALVEDQVYVSRSNDRDAKVPSYMGGKFPLSTYLAERVRKLLDDRRQWNALPEQVRDWLSLQRDFSLVPAVRELLVETFPRGNKHYMVCYPFEGRLAHQTLGMLLTRRMERARVRPLGFVANEYALAVWGLGDMSFMIRHGKLDLAALFAADMLGDDLEAWLAESALMKRTFRNCALISGLIPRRFTGEEKSRRQVLFSTDLVYDVLRKHQADHVLLRAARADAAAGLLDLKRLGDMLSRIRGRITHRELEHVSPLAVPVMLEIGRESVYGEAGDELLAEAADELIKEAMG from the coding sequence CGCTCGGCGCTGCTGATCGCGCCGACCGGCGCCGGCAAGACGCTGGCCGGATTCCTGCCGACGCTGGTGGAGCTTTCTTCTCCCGCCGCCTCAAAGGGCGGTGGCGAGAAGAGCCTCATCTCCACCGGCCGCACCGTGAGACGGACCGGCGGCCTCCACACCCTCTACATCTCGCCGCTGAAGGCACTCGCGGTCGACATCGCGCGCAATCTGGAAGCGCCGATCGCCGAGATGAGCTTGCCGATCAAGGTCGAGACCCGCACCGGCGACACGCCGGTGTCGCGGCGGCAGCGGCAGCGGCGCTATCCGCCGGACATCCTGCTCACCACGCCCGAACAACTGGCGTTGTTGCTGTCGTCCGACGACGCGCCGTTCCTGTTCTCCTCACTCAAGCGCATTGTGCTCGACGAATTGCATGCACTCGTCACCTCCAAGCGCGGCGATCTGCTGTCGCTTGGCCTCGCGCGGCTGTGGCGGCTGGCGCCGGAGATGCGCGCGATCGGGCTGTCGGCAACCGTGGCCGAGCCGGAATCGCTGGCGCGGTTTCTGGTGCCGCAGCGCGACGGCCGGGAGGTCTCCGCCGACATCGTCGTGGCCGGCGGCGCCGCAGCGCCTGTTGTCGAGATGCTCGACACCAAAGAGCGGCTGCCATGGGCTGGTCATACCGCGCGCCATGCGCTCGGCGAAATGTACGAGCTGATCAAGCGCAACAAGACGACGCTGATCTTCGTCAATACCCGCAGCCAGGCCGAAATGCTGTTCCAGGACTTTTGGCGCATGAACGACGACGGCCTCGCCATCGCCCTGCATCACGGCTCGCTCGACGTCGCCCAGCGCCGCAAGGTCGAGGACGCGATGGCGGCCGGAAAGCTGCGCGGCGTGGTCTGCACGTCCTCGCTCGACCTTGGCATCGATTGGGGCGACATCGATCTCGTCGTCAATGTCGGCGCGCCCAAGGGCGCCTCGCGCCTGATGCAAAGAATCGGTCGCGCCAACCACCGGCTCGATGAACCCTCGCGCGCCGTCCTGATCCCGGCCAACCGTTTCGAAGTGCTGGAGTGCCGCGTCGCCATCGATGCGATCGCCGAAAATGCACAGGATACGCCGCCCTTGCGCACCGGCGCGCTCGACGTGCTGGCGCAGCACGTGCTCGGCTGCGCCTGCGGCGAGCCGTTTCTGTCGGATGAACTCTACGCGGAAGTTCTGACGTCGGCGCCTTACGCATCGCTAACGCGGACCGATTTCGACGATGTGGTCGATTTCGTCGCCACCGGCGGCTATGCGCTGAAGACCTACGAGCGCTTCGCGCGCATCAAGCAGGATAAGCAGGGACGCTGGCGCGTCGCCAACCCAAAAGTGCGGCAGAGCTACCGCCTCAACGTCGGCACCATCGTCGAAGAGGCCATGTTGAAGGTAAAGCTGGTGCGCGGACGCGGCAGCGGGGCCGGCTCCACCGGCATGATCGGCCGCGGCGGCAGGATGCTGGGCGAGATCGAGGAGTATTTCATCGAGGGGCTGGTCACTGGCGACACCTTCGTGTTCGGCGGCGAGATCGTGCGCTACGAGGCGCTGGTCGAGGATCAGGTCTATGTCTCTCGCTCCAACGACAGGGATGCCAAGGTGCCGTCGTACATGGGCGGCAAGTTTCCGCTGTCCACCTATCTGGCCGAACGCGTGCGGAAATTGCTGGACGACCGGCGGCAATGGAATGCGCTGCCGGAGCAGGTGCGCGACTGGCTGTCGCTGCAGCGGGATTTTTCACTTGTGCCGGCGGTGCGGGAACTGCTGGTCGAAACCTTTCCCCGCGGCAACAAGCATTACATGGTGTGCTATCCGTTCGAGGGCCGGCTTGCACACCAGACACTCGGCATGCTGCTGACGCGGCGGATGGAGCGCGCACGGGTGCGGCCGCTCGGCTTCGTCGCCAATGAATATGCGCTGGCGGTGTGGGGCCTCGGCGACATGTCGTTCATGATCCGCCACGGCAAGCTCGATCTCGCCGCCCTGTTCGCCGCCGACATGCTCGGCGACGACCTCGAGGCGTGGCTGGCGGAATCCGCGCTGATGAAGCGGACCTTCCGCAATTGCGCGCTGATCTCCGGCCTGATTCCGCGCCGCTTCACCGGCGAGGAGAAGAGCCGCCGACAGGTGCTGTTCTCGACCGACCTCGTCTATGACGTGTTGCGCAAGCATCAGGCCGACCACGTGCTGCTGCGCGCGGCGCGCGCGGACGCCGCCGCCGGCCTGCTCGATCTCAAGCGTCTGGGTGATATGCTCTCGCGCATTCGGGGGCGAATCACCCATCGGGAACTCGAACATGTTTCGCCGCTCGCCGTGCCCGTGATGCTGGAAATCGGCCGCGAGTCAGTCTATGGCGAAGCAGGAGATGAGTTGCTGGCGGAAGCCGCCGATGAACTCATCAAAGAGGCGATGGGATAG
- a CDS encoding sulfite exporter TauE/SafE family protein yields MQLYLPIADIPVNVFLILAMGAAVGFVSGMFGIGGGFLMTPLLIFVGIAPAVAVASVASHIAASSFSGALSYWRRRAIDPLLAAVLLTGGSLGTALGVWTFTLLRALGQLDLMIAMSYVILLTTVGALMFWEGLRALLRARRGGPVTTRRPGSHVWIHGLPLKMRFKRSKIYLSVIPVVVIGLVIGFIGAVMGIGGGFILVPLLIYVLRVPTSTVIGTSMVLTLVTMVFATMLHAITNHLVDAVLALILMVGGVTGAQFGARAGQKIRGEHLRLLLGLLVLAVGVRFAVELVIRPEDLFTIRETGVTG; encoded by the coding sequence GTGCAGCTCTACCTCCCGATCGCCGACATCCCGGTCAATGTTTTCCTCATCCTGGCGATGGGCGCGGCGGTTGGGTTCGTGTCCGGCATGTTCGGGATCGGCGGCGGCTTCCTGATGACGCCGCTGTTGATCTTCGTCGGCATTGCACCGGCGGTCGCGGTCGCCTCCGTCGCCAGCCATATCGCCGCCTCCTCGTTTTCCGGCGCGCTCTCCTATTGGCGACGGCGCGCCATCGATCCGCTGCTGGCGGCGGTGCTATTGACCGGCGGCAGTCTGGGCACCGCGCTCGGGGTCTGGACGTTCACGCTGCTGCGCGCGCTGGGTCAGCTCGATCTCATGATCGCGATGTCCTACGTCATCCTGCTGACCACCGTCGGCGCCCTGATGTTTTGGGAGGGTCTGCGGGCGCTGTTGCGGGCCCGCCGCGGCGGCCCAGTCACCACGCGCCGCCCGGGCAGCCATGTCTGGATCCATGGCTTGCCGCTGAAGATGCGCTTCAAGCGCTCGAAAATCTATCTGTCCGTGATTCCCGTCGTGGTGATCGGCCTGGTCATCGGCTTCATCGGCGCCGTGATGGGCATCGGCGGCGGCTTCATCCTGGTGCCGCTGTTGATCTACGTGCTGCGGGTGCCGACCTCGACCGTGATCGGCACCTCGATGGTGCTCACGCTGGTCACGATGGTGTTCGCCACCATGCTGCACGCCATCACCAATCATCTGGTCGATGCCGTGCTGGCGCTGATCCTGATGGTCGGCGGCGTCACCGGGGCGCAGTTCGGCGCGCGCGCGGGGCAGAAAATCCGCGGCGAACATCTGCGGCTGCTGCTCGGGCTGTTGGTGCTCGCCGTCGGCGTCCGGTTTGCCGTCGAGTTGGTGATCCGGCCCGAGGATCTCTTCACCATCCGCGAAACCGGGGTGACGGGATGA
- a CDS encoding acyl-CoA dehydrogenase C-terminal domain-containing protein has product MPIYKAPVEDVTFLLNDVFQIDRYDNLPGFTDASADVREAILGEAAKLSEEVLQPLNRTGDLEGCKRHDDGSVTTPKGFKEAFKQVAEGGWLGLSAPAEYGGQGLPVTLSQVVTEFQSAANMAFSMYGGLTMGATAALMVHGKPEQKKMFVPKMVAGEWTGTMNLTEPQCGTDLGLLRTKAVKQPDGSYKITGTKIFISAGEHDLADNIIHLVLARIEGAPAGIKGVSLFVVPKVLVNADGSLGARNGVTCGSIEHKMGIHGNSTCVMNYDGATGWLIGEENKGMQGMFVMMNEARLGVAVQGLAQSEVAYQNAVNYARERLQGRSLTGAKEADKPADPIIVHPDVRRVLLTIRAFNEAARAMVVWTALKSDVAHRSSDPKDRQEADDHMGLMTPVMKGVMTDVGFSNAVLAQQMYGGHGYIAEHGMEQFVRDARIAMLYEGANGIQALDLVGRKLPRDGGRAVMAFFAEVAAFAKEHGGDEAMKPFVTPLSAALGHLQQATGWLMQNALTKPDNAGAAATDYMQLFGLVTFAYMWARMAKVAQDKIAASGATPYLSTKLVTGRFFMERMLPETHVHLARIQTGCATTMELAAEAF; this is encoded by the coding sequence ATGCCGATCTACAAAGCCCCTGTGGAAGACGTCACCTTCCTGCTCAACGACGTGTTCCAGATCGATCGCTACGACAATCTGCCCGGCTTCACCGACGCCTCCGCCGATGTGCGCGAAGCGATCCTGGGCGAGGCAGCAAAACTCTCTGAAGAGGTCTTGCAGCCGCTCAACCGCACAGGCGATCTGGAAGGCTGCAAGCGGCATGACGATGGCAGCGTCACCACGCCGAAAGGCTTCAAGGAAGCCTTCAAGCAGGTCGCCGAAGGCGGCTGGCTCGGCCTGTCGGCGCCGGCGGAATATGGCGGGCAGGGGCTGCCGGTGACGCTGAGCCAGGTCGTCACCGAATTCCAGAGCGCGGCCAACATGGCGTTTTCGATGTATGGCGGCCTGACCATGGGCGCGACCGCGGCGCTGATGGTGCACGGCAAGCCCGAGCAGAAGAAGATGTTTGTGCCGAAGATGGTGGCGGGCGAGTGGACCGGCACCATGAACCTCACCGAGCCGCAATGCGGCACGGATCTCGGCCTGTTGCGCACCAAGGCGGTGAAGCAGCCCGACGGCAGCTACAAGATCACGGGCACCAAGATATTCATCTCCGCCGGCGAGCACGATCTCGCCGACAACATCATCCATCTGGTGCTGGCGCGTATCGAAGGCGCGCCCGCCGGCATCAAGGGCGTCTCGCTGTTTGTGGTGCCGAAGGTGCTGGTCAATGCCGACGGCTCGCTGGGCGCGCGCAATGGCGTCACCTGCGGCTCGATCGAGCACAAGATGGGCATCCACGGCAACTCCACCTGCGTGATGAACTACGACGGCGCCACCGGCTGGCTGATCGGCGAGGAAAACAAGGGCATGCAGGGCATGTTCGTGATGATGAACGAGGCCCGCCTCGGCGTCGCCGTGCAGGGTCTCGCGCAGTCCGAGGTCGCCTATCAGAACGCCGTCAATTACGCGCGCGAGCGTCTGCAGGGCCGCTCGCTGACGGGCGCAAAGGAGGCGGACAAGCCGGCCGACCCGATCATCGTGCATCCCGACGTGCGCCGCGTGCTGCTGACCATCCGCGCTTTCAACGAGGCGGCGCGCGCCATGGTGGTGTGGACCGCGCTGAAGAGCGACGTCGCCCACCGCTCTTCCGACCCGAAGGACCGCCAGGAGGCCGACGACCACATGGGCCTGATGACGCCGGTCATGAAGGGCGTGATGACCGATGTCGGATTCTCCAACGCGGTGCTGGCGCAGCAGATGTATGGCGGCCATGGCTATATCGCCGAGCACGGCATGGAGCAGTTTGTGCGCGATGCCCGCATCGCCATGCTTTATGAGGGCGCCAACGGCATCCAGGCACTCGATCTGGTCGGCCGCAAGCTGCCGCGCGACGGCGGCCGCGCCGTGATGGCGTTCTTTGCCGAGGTTGCAGCCTTCGCCAAGGAGCACGGCGGCGATGAGGCGATGAAGCCGTTTGTCACCCCGCTCTCGGCCGCGCTCGGCCACCTGCAGCAGGCCACCGGCTGGCTGATGCAGAACGCGCTGACCAAGCCCGATAATGCCGGCGCCGCCGCCACCGACTACATGCAATTGTTCGGCCTCGTCACCTTCGCCTATATGTGGGCGCGGATGGCCAAAGTAGCGCAGGACAAGATTGCGGCCTCCGGCGCCACGCCCTATCTCAGCACCAAGCTGGTGACCGGCCGCTTCTTCATGGAGCGGATGTTGCCGGAAACCCACGTCCATCTTGCGCGCATCCAGACCGGATGCGCCACCACCATGGAATTGGCGGCGGAAGCGTTCTGA
- a CDS encoding nuclear transport factor 2 family protein: protein MTMSGLDKWYGYMKSHDTAALWDLLHPDAVFESPVVHTPQRGRDITVKYLASAEKVLGGPGFKYTGEWRSANGAVLEFENEIEGIKINGVDIITFSDDGKITHFKVMVRPLKGINLLHRLMGEQLAK from the coding sequence ATGACCATGAGCGGCCTCGACAAGTGGTACGGCTACATGAAGTCCCATGACACGGCGGCGTTGTGGGACCTGCTGCATCCGGATGCGGTGTTCGAAAGCCCCGTCGTCCACACGCCGCAGCGCGGGCGCGACATCACCGTCAAATATCTGGCTAGCGCCGAAAAGGTGCTGGGCGGCCCCGGCTTCAAATATACCGGCGAATGGCGCAGCGCGAACGGCGCGGTCCTCGAATTCGAAAACGAGATCGAGGGGATCAAGATCAACGGCGTTGATATCATCACCTTCAGCGATGACGGTAAGATCACGCACTTCAAGGTGATGGTGCGTCCGCTGAAGGGAATCAATCTGCTGCACCGCTTGATGGGAGAGCAACTCGCCAAGTAG
- a CDS encoding PadR family transcriptional regulator has product MALGDAILACLTERPMTGYELAKTFDNSIGFFWKADHQQIYRELTKLRDRGHIQGREVVQSGKPNKLVYTLTPEGRAALRHWAARPSVPASIKDDLLVRLYALDSVDIEPLRTDLMARLEHHRDRFARYERLLNKRFPQGTAPPADVGKLLGLRIGLAHERAVAEWCEEAIEALSALTSGAERTNVVPIEDSQREKNG; this is encoded by the coding sequence TTGGCGCTTGGTGACGCGATCCTTGCCTGCCTGACCGAACGTCCGATGACGGGCTATGAGCTCGCCAAGACGTTCGACAACTCCATTGGATTCTTCTGGAAGGCCGACCACCAGCAAATTTATCGGGAACTCACCAAGCTTCGCGACCGAGGCCATATCCAGGGCCGCGAGGTGGTGCAATCCGGCAAGCCGAACAAGCTGGTCTATACGCTCACACCAGAAGGGCGGGCCGCGCTCCGGCATTGGGCCGCGCGGCCGAGCGTTCCGGCCTCTATCAAGGACGATCTTCTGGTGCGGCTCTACGCGCTCGACAGCGTCGACATCGAACCGTTGCGCACCGACCTGATGGCGCGGCTGGAACATCACCGCGACCGTTTCGCCCGCTACGAGCGCCTGCTCAACAAACGTTTTCCCCAAGGTACGGCGCCGCCGGCCGATGTGGGCAAACTGCTCGGACTTCGCATCGGCCTCGCCCACGAGCGCGCCGTGGCGGAGTGGTGCGAAGAGGCGATCGAAGCGTTGTCAGCCCTCACTTCCGGCGCGGAGCGGACCAACGTCGTGCCGATCGAGGATAGCCAGCGCGAAAAGAACGGCTAG
- a CDS encoding LysR family transcriptional regulator, which translates to MLDLELLRSFVSVVDSGGFTRAGERVHRTQSTVSQQIKRLEDDVGQPLLNRNGKDVTPTEAGERLLSYARRLLALAEEARDVVGRPESEGAVRLGIPEDFAAYRLAKLLATFSRSRPGLRLDVRADQSTNLRRDIERGDLDLALLKRDAGEKGAIAVWPEKVHWVTSKIHPLDISSGSVPLIGFPAGCLYRARAIHALESEGRSWHMAYTSSGLAGIQAAVAAGLGLSILSDIAIQPGHRVLTAKEGFAPIDKTEVALMASPDASPATLRLADRLAEFCDSVEAKAA; encoded by the coding sequence ATGCTCGATCTGGAGCTCCTGCGCAGTTTCGTCTCCGTCGTCGATTCCGGCGGCTTCACCCGCGCCGGCGAACGCGTCCACCGCACCCAATCGACCGTCAGCCAGCAGATCAAGCGGCTGGAAGACGATGTCGGCCAACCGCTGTTAAACCGCAACGGCAAGGATGTGACGCCGACCGAAGCCGGCGAGCGGCTGTTGTCCTATGCGCGGCGCCTGCTGGCGCTTGCCGAAGAAGCGCGCGACGTGGTGGGGCGCCCCGAGAGCGAGGGCGCGGTGCGGCTCGGCATCCCCGAGGATTTCGCCGCCTACCGCCTCGCCAAGCTGCTGGCGACGTTTTCGCGCTCACGGCCGGGGCTGCGGCTCGACGTCCGCGCCGACCAGAGCACGAATCTGCGGCGTGACATCGAGCGCGGCGATCTCGATCTGGCGCTGCTCAAGCGCGACGCCGGCGAGAAGGGCGCGATCGCGGTATGGCCCGAGAAAGTGCACTGGGTCACCAGCAAGATCCATCCGCTCGACATCAGCTCCGGCTCGGTGCCGCTGATCGGTTTTCCCGCCGGCTGCCTTTATCGGGCGCGCGCGATCCATGCGCTCGAAAGCGAAGGCCGTTCCTGGCACATGGCCTATACGAGTTCAGGCCTCGCCGGCATCCAGGCCGCGGTCGCCGCGGGACTGGGCCTGAGCATTCTCTCCGACATCGCGATCCAGCCCGGCCATCGCGTGCTCACGGCGAAGGAGGGCTTTGCCCCGATCGACAAGACCGAAGTGGCGCTGATGGCCTCGCCCGATGCAAGTCCGGCGACGTTGCGGCTCGCCGATCGTCTTGCGGAGTTCTGCGACAGCGTCGAGGCGAAGGCGGCGTAA
- a CDS encoding MBL fold metallo-hydrolase, whose amino-acid sequence MTVTITLIGGPTALIEVDGFRLLTDPTFDEPGAYQLPHVKLEKLVGPALSALAIGEVDAVLLSHDQHSDNLDHSGRDFLKSAKRVLTTEVGAKRLGGHAEGFAPWQATELTGHNGHSLKITATPARHGPAGIEPLAGDVIGFVVASNRPGSRPIYISGDTVWYDGVAEVAKRFKAGVVLPFAGAAQTRGPFHITMDTNDTIETARAFPDAVIVPVHTEGWKHFRQGADDLRATFDTLGFGSRLRILEPGVATIIEPLHAA is encoded by the coding sequence ATGACAGTTACCATCACCCTGATCGGTGGTCCCACCGCGCTGATTGAAGTCGACGGCTTCCGGTTGCTCACCGATCCGACCTTCGATGAGCCCGGCGCCTATCAACTGCCGCATGTGAAGCTGGAAAAGCTGGTTGGCCCGGCTCTGAGCGCGCTGGCGATCGGCGAGGTCGATGCCGTGCTGCTCAGCCACGACCAGCATTCGGACAATCTCGATCATTCGGGGCGCGATTTTCTCAAATCCGCCAAGCGTGTGCTCACGACGGAAGTCGGCGCGAAGCGGCTCGGCGGCCATGCCGAAGGCTTTGCGCCATGGCAGGCCACCGAACTGACTGGCCACAACGGGCATTCGCTCAAGATTACCGCAACGCCCGCGCGTCACGGCCCGGCCGGCATCGAACCACTGGCGGGCGACGTCATCGGCTTCGTCGTCGCCTCGAACAGGCCGGGCAGCCGCCCGATCTATATCAGCGGCGATACCGTCTGGTACGACGGCGTTGCCGAAGTGGCAAAACGCTTCAAGGCAGGCGTCGTGCTGCCGTTTGCGGGCGCGGCGCAAACCCGCGGGCCCTTCCACATCACCATGGACACCAACGATACCATCGAGACCGCGCGCGCGTTTCCAGATGCGGTCATCGTCCCCGTGCATACCGAGGGGTGGAAACACTTTCGCCAGGGCGCGGACGATCTGCGCGCCACCTTCGATACGCTGGGTTTTGGCTCGCGCTTGCGGATCCTGGAGCCGGGGGTTGCGACGATCATCGAGCCGCTGCACGCTGCGTGA
- a CDS encoding TIGR02186 family protein, producing MTARLILMLGWLALGAVLAASSAQAERLIVSVSNHRVTVTPNYSGEELVLFGSVEKDATTPANRSYDLVVTIAGPRADMVTRRKERRFGIWINTDSRQFLEVPTYLALFSNRPFDAIASPEVQRRQQLGLNNVLLTQRVSGDYADVVPDDAFRSAFVRLRRQHGLYREETSAVTFLTPTLFRTGIPLPAEVPIGLYNVEIKLFADGALVTKTDTAFEIVKVGFEQFVATTAQQHGFIYGLITAAMALMTGWMASIVFRKD from the coding sequence ATGACCGCGCGCCTCATCCTCATGCTCGGATGGCTTGCGCTCGGCGCCGTACTCGCGGCTTCGTCCGCGCAGGCCGAACGGCTGATCGTGTCGGTGTCGAACCACCGCGTCACCGTGACGCCGAATTACTCCGGCGAGGAACTCGTGCTGTTCGGCTCGGTGGAGAAGGACGCCACCACGCCGGCCAATCGCAGTTACGATCTGGTGGTGACGATTGCCGGCCCGCGCGCCGACATGGTCACCCGCCGCAAGGAACGCCGGTTCGGGATCTGGATCAACACCGACTCCCGGCAGTTCCTGGAAGTGCCGACCTACCTGGCGCTGTTCTCCAACCGGCCATTCGACGCCATCGCCTCGCCTGAGGTGCAGCGGCGGCAGCAGCTCGGACTGAACAACGTATTGCTGACCCAGCGCGTCAGCGGCGATTACGCCGACGTGGTGCCCGACGACGCATTCCGCAGCGCCTTCGTGCGGCTGCGCCGGCAGCACGGCCTCTATCGCGAGGAGACCTCGGCGGTGACGTTCCTGACGCCGACGCTGTTTCGCACCGGCATCCCCCTGCCGGCCGAGGTGCCGATCGGTCTCTATAACGTCGAGATCAAGCTGTTCGCCGACGGCGCGCTGGTGACCAAGACCGACACCGCGTTCGAAATCGTCAAGGTCGGCTTCGAGCAATTCGTCGCCACCACGGCGCAGCAGCACGGCTTCATCTACGGGCTGATCACCGCCGCCATGGCGCTGATGACGGGATGGATGGCGTCGATCGTGTTCCGGAAGGATTGA
- a CDS encoding DMT family transporter: MSLAPSVAVPRAGFNPLPLYIGLFCLLWSFAFVAGKIGVTDCPPLILLAARFSLAGVLILGITALRGEAWSSLTWRDAAIFAILGVANNALYLGLGYTGLQTVSAGLGGLIVSANPVFTAVLAAAFLDEALTWRKVMGLVLGIAGVGFIVWHRMSVGTDDWHGILFTLASLASIVAGTILFKVLAPKGSLWVGNGVQNLAAGIVLLPFAFTFSSVGDIVPSARLLGAFAFLVLGGSILAYLLWFHLLKVCGATAASAYHFLMPPLGMLFAFLVLGEHVEFRDLLGIVPVALGIYLVTRPAAAPDQSS; encoded by the coding sequence ATGTCGCTCGCCCCCTCGGTCGCGGTTCCCCGCGCCGGCTTCAATCCGCTTCCGCTCTATATCGGCCTGTTCTGCCTGCTCTGGAGCTTCGCCTTCGTCGCCGGCAAGATCGGCGTCACCGATTGCCCGCCGCTGATCCTGCTCGCGGCGCGATTTTCGCTGGCGGGCGTCCTGATCCTCGGCATAACCGCGCTGCGTGGCGAAGCCTGGTCTTCGCTCACCTGGCGCGATGCCGCCATTTTCGCGATCCTCGGCGTCGCCAACAACGCGCTCTATCTCGGCCTCGGCTATACCGGACTGCAGACCGTATCCGCCGGCCTCGGCGGCCTGATCGTCAGCGCCAATCCGGTGTTCACCGCCGTGCTCGCGGCGGCCTTTCTGGATGAGGCGCTGACCTGGCGCAAGGTGATGGGGCTCGTGCTCGGCATCGCCGGCGTCGGCTTCATCGTCTGGCACCGCATGTCGGTTGGTACCGATGACTGGCACGGAATCCTGTTCACGCTGGCATCGCTGGCATCGATCGTCGCCGGCACCATCCTGTTCAAGGTGCTGGCGCCGAAGGGCAGCCTCTGGGTCGGCAATGGCGTGCAGAATCTCGCCGCGGGAATCGTGCTGCTGCCGTTCGCGTTCACCTTCTCCAGCGTCGGCGACATCGTGCCGAGCGCGCGGCTCCTGGGCGCGTTCGCCTTCCTCGTGCTCGGCGGCTCGATCCTCGCCTATCTGCTCTGGTTTCACCTGTTGAAGGTCTGTGGCGCGACGGCCGCGAGCGCCTATCACTTCCTGATGCCGCCGCTCGGCATGCTGTTTGCGTTCCTCGTGCTCGGCGAACATGTCGAGTTTCGCGATCTGCTCGGCATCGTCCCCGTCGCCCTCGGCATTTACCTGGTGACCCGCCCCGCGGCGGCCCCTGATCAATCTTCCTAA
- the pdeM gene encoding ligase-associated DNA damage response endonuclease PdeM, which yields MTENVVLSVATPSALEVADVTFLADLSGALFWQEQRLLVVSDLHLEKGSSFATRGVLLPPYDTVATLSRLTAVIARHDPRMVIALGDSFHDRTAHERLSASDREALSAMQARRDWIWISGNHDPALPSDLGGVVASEVAIGPIAFRHEPTGAAGEIAGHLHPKARVATRGRSMERRCFASDGERAVMPAFGAYTGGLSIRDVAFSKIFGAPGFIAHVLGDNRVHTIAASRCY from the coding sequence ATGACGGAGAATGTGGTTCTCTCCGTCGCTACGCCGAGCGCTCTGGAAGTTGCGGATGTGACGTTTCTCGCCGACCTCTCCGGCGCGCTGTTCTGGCAGGAGCAGCGGCTGCTCGTCGTCTCCGACCTGCATCTGGAAAAGGGCTCCAGTTTTGCGACGCGCGGCGTGCTGCTGCCGCCATACGATACCGTCGCGACACTGAGCCGTCTCACCGCCGTGATCGCGCGGCATGACCCGCGCATGGTGATTGCGCTCGGCGACAGTTTTCATGATCGCACTGCACATGAACGGCTGTCGGCGTCCGACCGCGAGGCGCTCTCGGCGATGCAGGCGCGGCGCGACTGGATCTGGATTTCGGGTAATCACGATCCGGCGCTGCCGTCCGATCTCGGCGGCGTGGTAGCGAGCGAAGTCGCGATCGGCCCGATTGCATTTCGCCATGAGCCGACCGGGGCGGCGGGCGAAATCGCCGGCCATCTGCATCCCAAGGCCCGCGTCGCCACCAGGGGACGATCGATGGAGCGGCGATGTTTCGCCTCCGACGGCGAACGCGCCGTGATGCCGGCGTTCGGCGCTTACACTGGCGGCTTGAGCATCCGCGATGTGGCGTTTTCAAAAATCTTCGGCGCGCCGGGCTTCATAGCGCATGTGCTCGGTGACAACCGCGTGCACACCATCGCCGCCTCGCGGTGCTATTGA